A region from the Xenopus laevis strain J_2021 chromosome 4S, Xenopus_laevis_v10.1, whole genome shotgun sequence genome encodes:
- the tsen15.S gene encoding tRNA-splicing endonuclease subunit Sen15, translated as METDQEESTAGVSPGNREWEEPWILEHPRFKEMMAMDVADHAQVYAAFLVYMDLLEVRNWQDLQIHGSSELHFIYLHGLEKEGCIPQLIIPTPVSMSYSHERIQQFLKLNCTLEEAQSVSSILLAIVESDSTVVYYKLTDGFVIPDPPDFIEDMDSKQWRKKRQRQLR; from the exons ATGGAGACTGATCAGGAAGAAAGTACAGCCGGCGTGAGTCCCGGGAACCGGGAATGGGAGGAGCCATGGATTCTGGAACATCCGCGG TTTAAGGAAATGATGGCTATGGATGTAGCAGACCATGCACAAGTATATGCAGCATTTTTGGTATATATGGATCTTTTGGAAG TGAGAAACTGGCAGGACCTGCAGATTCATGGCTCATCAGAACTTCATTTTATCTACTTACATGGTCTGGAGAAAGAAGGTTGTATTCCGCAGTTGATAATACCAACTCCAGTATCCATGTCGTACAGTCATGAGAG GATCCAGCAGTTTCTAAAACTGAATTGCACTTTGGAAGAAGCTCAATCGGTGTCAAGTATTCTTTTAGCTATTGTTGAATCTGATTCAACAGTTGTGTACTACAAACTAACTGATGGATTTGTGATACCAGATCCACCGGATTTTATAGAGGATATGGACAGCAAACAGTGGAGGAAGAAGAGACAGAGACAATTAAGATAG